The following are from one region of the Takifugu rubripes chromosome 12, fTakRub1.2, whole genome shotgun sequence genome:
- the smarcc1b gene encoding SWI/SNF complex subunit SMARCC1b produces the protein MSGCSNFGFPGTGQVNTGTPTQYRKDGSPSAWYWESPDTLTQLEVVRQWIGKHYKKYVLVDPPSCQALATVSLQLLQFQEDAFGRQAADPALTKLPVHCFLDLRPGGGLCHILGTAHKFKAEQGWRRFDLQNPSRTERNVEMFGAIERALIQNNCMSQPVVYLDNMLDHELANKLTTIIVKHQGTVTEDRMQASHHVYPLTASTSDDNWMRPVIQKDKHVLVHWGMHPDSYDCWLPSTDVEGKVEELPLIEKPWRVHAGWVLDTDVFNEWMNEEDYCVNERSIPVNLRQRINLRDEQDTKSTPIKKRRRSPSPSSESRKKGKKGRKRGQPEEEQEEDLTKDMEDPTPVPNMEEVILPKIVNLKKDSENTPVRGGIMADLDEQEDDFPGREDEEGRGDLPRLSEGEDSITEQTHHVIIPSYTSWFNNNSIHSIEKRALPEFFNSKNKSKSPEVYLAYRNFMIDTYRLNPQEYLSSTSCRRNLTGDVCAIIRVHAFLEQWGLINYQVDAESRPLPMGPPPTPHFNVLVDTPSGLAPLQHKPLQVSASQHMLFFPEKSREKPSDCQNFGLRPDIYTKKHPKTKGANAGREWTEQETLLLLEALEVYRDDWNKVSEHVGSRAQDECILHFLRLPIEDPYLEDSSASLGPLAYQPVPFSQSENPVMSTVAFLASVVDPRVASSAAKAALEEFSNTQEESVGKISEMSNKPDQTESIEADTTETNSSSHQGHLRGDGAQVQGQHVKRENAENMLAEDREGRGDGFDHLVQEREQDERVMELELVEGTVATAAAAALASAATKAKHLAAVEERKIKSLVALLVETQMKKLEIKLRHFEELETIMDREKEALEQQRQQLLTERHTFHTEQLKQAEMKVRQQREQQGQPGFTPQQSALPDPSGQAVSNRMMPGGGTAQPMATRHPGAPNGMYPDGAAPGQAPASSHS, from the exons ATGTCGGGGTGCTCAAATTTTGGGTTTCCTGGAACAGGCCAAGTCAACACCGGAACTCCCACACAGTATAGAAAAGACGGTAGTCCGTCAGCTTGGTACTGGGAGAGTCCAGATACTTTAACACAGCTGGAAGTGGTGCGACAGTGGATTGGAAAGCACTACAAAAAG TATGTCCTGGTGGATCCCCCATCATGCCAGGCTCTCGCCACAGTgtccctgcagctccttcaaTTCCAAGAGGATGCCTTTGGCAGACAAGCTGCCGATCCTGCGCTCACAAAACTGCCT GTACACTGTTTTCTGGACTTGCGGCCAGGAGGTGGACTCTGTCACATCCTCGGAACAGCCCACAAGTTCAAGGCCGAACAAGGATG GCGAAGATTTGACCTGCAAAATCCATCCAGAACTGAAAGGAATGTTGAGATGTTTGGTGCAATTGAACGAGCGCTGATCCAG AACAACTGTATGTCACAACCTGTTGTATATCTGGATAATATGCTGGATCATGAGCTGGCTAACAAACTTACCACCATCATCGTTAAGCACCAG GGTACAGTCACAGAGGACAGGATGCAAGCCAGCCATCATGTTTACCCCTTAACTGCTTCTACAAGTGACG ACAATTGGATGCGTCCAGTCATCCAGAAAGACAAACACGTTTTGGTACACTGGGGCATGCACCCTGACAG TTATGACTGCTGGTTGCCTTCAACTGACGTTGAAGGAAAAGTTGAAGAGCTCCCACTTATAGAAAAGCCATGGCGG GTCCATGCTGGCTGGGTTTTGGACACAGATGTCTTCAATGAGTGGATGAACGAGGAAGACTATTGTGTAAATGAGAGGAGTATTCCGGTCAACCTTCGCCAGCGCATTAACCTCCGAGATGAGCAG GACACCAAGTCGACCCCCATCAAAAAGAGAAGacgctctccctctccctcctctgaaagtaggaagaaaggaaagaaggg GAGAAAGCGTGGACAACCGGAGGAAGAGCAAGAAGAGGACCTGACTAAAGATATGGAGGATCCTACCCCTGTTCCAAACATGGAGGAGGTTATATTACCCAAAATTG TTAACTTAAAGAAAGACAGTGAAAATACTCCAGTCAGAGGAGGGATCATGGCTGACCTGG ATGAACAGGAGGATGATTTCCCAGGAAGG gaagatgaggaggggagaggagatttGCCTCGCTTGTCAGAGGGAGAAGACAGCATCACAGAACAAACCCATCATGTCATAATACCAAGTTACACATCTTGGTTTAATAACAATAG CATTCACTCTATAGAGAAACGTGCATTGCCTGAATTCTTTAATAGCAAGAACAAGTCCAAATCTCCAGAAGT CTACCTGGCATATCGTAACTTTATGATCGACACGTACCGGCTGAACCCACAGGAATATCTCAGCTCAACATCGTGCAGACGTAACCTTACCGGGGACGTGTGCGCTATAATTAG GGTTCATGCGTTTCTGGAGCAGTGGGGTTTGATTAATTACCAAGTGGATGCAGAGAGCAGACCTCTCCCCATGGGACCACCACCCACCCCTCACTTCAACGTCCTAGTTGACACACCAAGTGGCCTGGCCCCCCTTCAACACAAACCCTTGCAG GTGTCTGCCTCACAGCACATGCTATTTTTCCCtgaaaagagcagagaaaaacCTTCTGATTGCCAGAACTTTGGCCTGCGCCCTGATATCTACAccaaaaaacacccaaag ACTAAAGGAGCGAATGCTGGACGAGAATGGACGGAGCAGGAAACACTATTACTACTAGAA GCTTTAGAGGTTTACAGAGATGACTGGAACAAAGTGTCCGAGCACGTGGGCTCAAGAGCACAAGACGAATGCATCCTGCACTTTCTCCGCCTTCCAATAGAAGACCCTTACCTAGAAGACTCCTCGGCCTCCCTCGGACCACTGGCATACCAACCTGTGCCTTTTAGCCAATCAGAAAATCCTGTCATGAGCACTGTGGCTTTCCTCGCATCAGTTGTAGACCCTCGGGTGGCATCATCGGCAGCTAAGGCCGCATTAG AGGAGTTTTCAAACACACAAGAAGAATCGGTGGGTAAGATTTCTGAAATGTCCAACAAGCCAGACCAGACAGAATCCATAGAGGCAGATACAACCGAGACCAactcctcctcccaccag GGACATTTGAGGGGAGATGGCGCTCAAGTCCAGGGGCAACATGTCAAAAgggaaaatgctgaaaatatgCTTGCAGAGGATAGGGAAG GAAGGGGAGATGGTTTTGACCACCTGGTGCAGGAGAGGGAGCAAGATGAGAGAGTCATGGAGCTAGAGCTGGTGGAAGGAACTGTTGCCACGGCAGCCGCAGCCGCTCTGGCCTCTGCAGCCACAAAGGCTAAG CATTTGGCGGCAGTAGAAGAGAGGAAGATCAAATCTCTTGTGGCTTTGCTGGTGGAAACACagatgaagaagctggagaTAAAGCTGCGCCACTTTGAGGAGCTGGAGACAATCATGGACCGTGAAAAAGAGGCG CtcgagcagcagcggcagcagctcctgacagaaagacacacaTTCCACACGGAGCAGCTGAAACAGGCAGAGATGAAGGTCCGCCAGCAAAGGGAGCAGCAGGGGCAGCCAGGATTTACACCACAACAGTCAG CTCTTCCTGATCCTTCAGGCCAGGCCGTATCTAACCGGATGAtgcctggaggaggaactgcCCAGCCGATGGCCACAAGGCACCCAGGGGCTCCCAATGGCATGT ACCCTGACGGGGCAGCACCAGGACAGGCGCCGGCCTCCAGTCACAGCTGA